The following are encoded together in the Phaseolus vulgaris cultivar G19833 chromosome 9, P. vulgaris v2.0, whole genome shotgun sequence genome:
- the LOC137822350 gene encoding uncharacterized protein, with protein sequence MGVLGEIDVWDGLDDVDLEQSTSYNALDNEHRAHECSEAFSINEVFRDRDELLDWARSVGYSYGFVIVILRSDTWTGQRGRMTYVLLGCERGGKYRRYKKEVDVSQTGSRKCECPFRLRGKPVKGGQGWKVELICGSHNHDLAETMVGHPYAGRLSIEEKVMVEDMSKTAVKPRNILLTMKERNEKNVTTIKQVYNAITVHRRSQRGHRTEMQQLMLLLERDSTYKTNKYRMPLLEVVGITSTGLTFSVAFCLLAAEKENNFFWALDRLKGLFLRVDSCPRVVVCDRDVALMNAIRMVFPEAYNLLCRFHIDKNVKAKYRVNALRVVCSPWPIFVDYVMDTWLRPHKEKFVKAWIDKVMHLGNTTSNRVEAAHWSLKRVLQNSMGDLCFCWDSINKMIILQHNAIKDSFQKSLHVVGHRFKVTAYKKLLGFVSKYALNLISEELDRVKSVGFDKSRCGCSLTCTHGLPCACQLASFGVGSIPLKSVHVMWTRLSFEDIATEQSSSELSIDKEFEVIAKRFKELDVAGKVNIKSKLQDIAFPEKTSIYAPDHKVKTKGAVKMSRPTKFMRSTKRIPSYFEHVDFLHSQHDSCASKKSNEESLPEIVPAKCIPFLDQFPGGYHPYIVDVVDVRADGHCGYRAVAAQLGMGEESWAVVRMNLLKELSEWRQEYVQLFGGDDRYEYLKNSLLVEHMQEQISG encoded by the exons ATGGGAGTTTTAGGGGAGATTGATGTGTGGGATGGATTAGATGATGTTGATCTGGAGCAGTCAACAAGTTATAACGCATTAGATAATGAACACAGGGCACATGAATGTAGTGAGGCATTTTCTATAAATGAG GTATTTCGTGATCGAGATGAGCTGTTAGATTGGGCGAGAAGTGTTGGCTATAGTTATGGGTTTGTCATTGTTATATTAAGGTCAGATACATGGACGGGCCAACGAGGAAGGATGACCTATGTATTGTTAGGTTGTGAGAGAGGAGGTAAATACAGAAGGTATAAAAAAGAAGTAGATGTCAGTCAAACTGGAAGTAGGAAGTGTGAGTGTCCTTTCAGATTGCGAGGCAAACCAGTCAAAGGTGGTCAAGGGTGGAAGGTTGAATTAATTTGTGGTTCTCACAATCATGACTTGGCAGAGACAATGGTGGGTCATCCCTATGCTGGAAGGTTAAGTATAGAGGAAAAGGTTATGGTTGAGGATATGAGTAAAACTGCGGTGAAGCcaagaaatattttactaaccatgaaagagagaaatgagaagaatgTGACAACGATTAAGCAGGTTTATAATGCAATCACTGTTCACCGAAGATCACAACGAGGTCACAGAACAGAAATGCAACAACTGATGTTGTTACTAGAGCGAGACAG TACGTACAAGACGAACAAGTATAGGATGCCGTTACTTGAGGTTGTTGGGATTACGTCTACAGGTTTGACTTTCTCCGTTGCATTTTGTTTACTAGCagcagaaaaggaaaataattttttttgggcCCTTGACAGACTTAAAGGGTTGTTTTTAAGAGTTGATTCATGCCCTAGGGTGGTGGTATGTGATAGAGATGTTGCCTTAATGAATGCAATTAGAATGGTGTTTCCTGAAGCTTATAATTTGCTATGTCGGtttcacattgataaaaatgtgaaagcaaaat ATCGTGTCAATGCTCTTCGAGTTGTCTGTTCTCCATGGCCTATATTTGTTGATTATGTGATGGATACATGGTTACGTCcacataaagaaaaatttgtcaaGGCATGGATAGATAAGGTGATGCACTTAGGAAACACAACAAGTAACAGAGTTGAGGCGGCACACTGGAGCCTAAAGAGAGTTCTTCAGAATTCGATGGGGGATTTATGTTTCTGCTGGGATTCCATCAATAAGATGATTATTTTACAACATAATGCAATCAAAGATTCATTCCAAAAGAGTTTGCATGTGGTTGGACATCGGTTCAAGGTTACAGCTTACAAAAAATTGTTAGGTTTTGTGTCTAAATATGCTTTGAACCTTATTTCAGAAGAACTTGATAGGGTTAAATCAGTGGGGTTTGATAAAAGTAGGTGTGGATGTAGTCTTACATGTACTCATGGTCTTCCTTGTGCGTGTCAATTGGCTTCATTTGGTGTTGGTAGCATACCACTTAAATCAGTACATGTGATGTGGACTCGTTTAAGTTTTGAAGACATTGCTACTGAACAATCTTCATCTGAGTTGTCAATTGATAAAGAGTTTGAGGTCATCGCGAAGCGGTTTAAAGAGTTGGATGTTGCAGGTAAGGTTAACATCAAGAGTAAATTGCAGGATATTGCCTTTCCAGAGAAAACATCTATTTACGCACCAGATCATAAGGTGAAAACAAAAGGTGCTGTAAAGATGTCTCGTCCTACCAAATTCATGAGATCAACTAAGCGAATCCCTTCTTATTTTGAACATGTGGATTTCTTACACTCACAACATGATAGTTGTGCAAGCAAAAAATCTAATGAAGAAAGCTTACCAGAAATTGTACCAGCAAAATGTATTCCTTTCCTTGATCAGTTCCCTGGAGGGTATCATCCATATATTGTTGATGTTGTTGACGTTAGGGCTGATGGCCATTGTGGCTACCGTGCTGTTGCTGCCCAATTGGGAATGGGAGAGGAGTCATGGGCTGTTGTTCGAatgaatttgttaaaagaacTAAGTGAATGGAGACAAGAATATGTTCAACTCTTTGGTGGTGATGATAGATATGAATACTTGAAGAACTCACTTCTAGTGGAACACAT GCAGGAACAGATAAGTGGATGA
- the LOC137823076 gene encoding protein MAIN-LIKE 1-like, producing MVRTRGGGSSNLDRVRPTASIRRKRGGSSTSIPNEEFEDYIEQEEVEVDDEGYPGGPLDKSLLVNYEHHVAKQLWDGLDRGELKVVSHGRKINKLGAPHERIEAAVELSGLGGLLHASYESLDRGLLCAFVERWHAETNSFHLPVGEMTITLDDVSNLLHLPIVGQFYTQETLDSDSATDLLVEALRVDHALASEETRHCRGAHVRLSWLREVYQDACSRRQWTVAARAYLLHLVGCTIFADKSATSVSVFYLGFFVDLRLTGGYSWAAAALTHMYEQLGDCSYANTKQLAGYATLLQRWIYEHFPSIGMRRMQALYSEDQPRCRLYDAGKGTSIVVVRSQLDTLTPASIRFCPYNEHREERPFEWISLFCGYLRLGNWTQLHMPERVLRQYGYTQIIPRNPSVIGHGHPDTNEMDRRWLHFNDYVIHDYAIARHPDACVQEYMGWFRSVSHPYVINTDEDDRPVPVPSDARHHEAVPSHHEESHPALGICRRITETLQPLLDHDDVVEGSPVWEGIQAAITLARGATDERAVYVRRHARRND from the exons ATGGTGCGGACTAGAGGTGGAGGAAGTTCTAATTTGGATCGTGTGCGTCCAACTGCATCGATTAGAAGAAAACGGGGTGGGTCTAGTACTTCAATTCCAAATGAAGAGTTTGAAGATTATATTGAACAAGAAGAAGTTGAAGTTGATGATGAAGGCTATCCAGGAGGGCCATTGGATAAGTCCTTACTTGTTAATTATGAACATCACGTAGCCAAACAGTTGTGGGATGGTTTG GATCGTGGTGAGCTGAAGGTCGTTTCACATGGGAGGAAGATAAATAAGTTAGGAGCACCTCATGAGCGCATAGAAGCTGCTGTAGAATTGTCTGGCTTAGGTGGTCTGCTTCATGCTAGTTATGAGAGTCTAGACCGAGGACTGCTGTGTGCTTTTGTAGAGAGGTGGCATGCAGAGACAAACAGTTTTCATTTACCGGTTGGGGAGATGACCATCACTCTTGATGATGTGTCAAATTTGTTACATTTACCCATTGTCGGTCAGTTTTACACACAGGAAACCTTAGATTCTGATTCGGCGACTGATTTATTGGTAGAAGCCCTCCGTGTTGACCATGCACTTGCATCTGAAGAAACAAGACACTGTCGGGGAGCTCATGTGCGCCTTAGCTGGTTAAGAGAAGTGTATCAAGATGCATGCTCAAGGAGGCAGTGGACTGTGGCTGCCAGAGCATACTTACTCCACCTTGTCGGTTGCACTATTTTTGCGGACAAGAGTGCTACATCAGTAAGTGTGTTTTATCTTGGATTTTTTGTTGATTTGAGGCTTACCGGGGGATATTCTTGGGCAGCAGCTGCCCTAACTCACATGTATGAACAGCTAGGAGATTGTAGTTATGCAAATACAAAGCAACTAGCTGGTTATGCAACATTGTTGCAGAGGTGGATTTATGAGCATTTCCCGTCTATAGGGATGAGACGTATGCAAGCATTGTATTCTGAAGATCAACCTCGGTGCAGGCTGTATGATGCTGGAAAAGGTACTTCAATTGTTGTTGTACGATCACAGTTGGATACATTGACACCAGCTTCCATTCGGTTTTGTCCATACAACGAGCACAGGGAAGAACGTCCATTCGAGTGGATTTCCTTATTCTGTGGTTATTTGAGGCTTGGAAATTGGACACAGCTGCACATGCCAGAACGTGTTCTGCGTCAGTATGGCTATACACAGATCATCCCTCGCAACCCATCTGTAATTGGACATGGTCATCCGGATACAAATGAAATGGACCGTCGATGGTTACATTTCAATGATTATGTCATACATGACTATGCCATAGCACGTCATCCTGACGCTTGCGTTCAAGAGTACATGGGTTGGTTTAGATCTGTATCACATCCATATGTGATTAATACAGATGAGGATGACCGTCCTGTACCGGTACCCTCAGATGCACGTCATCACGAAGCAGTGCCAAGTCATCATGAGGAGTCACATCCTGCTCTG GGTATTTGTCGTAGAATTACAGAGACATTGCAGCCATTACTTGATCATGACGATGTCGTGGAGGGCAGCCCTGTTTGGGAAGGCATACAAGCAGCCATTACGTTAGCACGAGGAGCGACTGATGAAAGAGCTGTTTATGTCAGGAGACATGCACGTAGGAATGATTGA